TACCAAACGATTCCCAGGTTTTGCGCCCCATGACAATTGTTTTGTGCTGTGTCTGTTGTTTAAAATAAGCCATATCGGCAGGCAGCTTCCACGGCATATCATTATTTTTGCCGATGACACCGTGTTTGCCTTGCGCCCAGATCAATGTCATTGTCATTGTGGCCAAACCTCCTGTCTTCCCATATGTGCCCGGTTGATGTGTCTGAACACAAACCGGATAAGTTTATTCTATATCATATCATTAAAACCTATCATTCTGCATCAACTTCTTGTAATCTTTTACGAATGATTTGTAAGCGTACATAATGGATAATTCGTGAAAAAGCAAGTTATCAAAAGTTTTAAATGGGGAGATTGATAAATTTGATCAGCTTACTGGAAATGGAAGGTGGAGTGGTGCTCTGCTTTTCCTTCTCACTTTTCACTACTCGTTACTCATTGCTACAATTCATTACTCTCTACTCATTTTGCTTACTGCTTACTTCATTTATTTTTGCCTAGCTGCTTGGCATTCTTGTATATTTTTTGATGGTTACTTCTCTGCTGACGTGACCTGTAGGATTATGAGATGTGTGTCTTATGCTTTTGTAGATGTCCAAATGGCTGAAAATATAAAAAGACACTCTCGAGCAGAAGAGTGTCTTTTTGGTATTTAGCTTTATTCATACAGCTCAATTGAAACTTATATACATGGAGCAGTACAAAGTACAAGAGATCTTTTGATTGAATGATAATTGCGTAGTACAGGTTCATCTGCTCACAACATAATTAGTAGATCGGATGATCAGATTGCGATTGGTGCTTTGATGGTTGGATGGTATTCGTAATTTTCGAATTGGAAGTCTTCGAATGTGTAGTCGAAGATGGATTCTGGTTTGCGCTGGATGTTTAAAGTCGGCAGTGCATGAGGCTCGCGCGTCAATTGCAGTTTGACTTGCTCCAGATGGTTATTGTAAATGTGTACATCACCGCCGGTCCAGACGAGATCCCCGACTTGTAGGTCGCATTGTTGAGCGACCATATGGGTCAGCAGTGCATAGGAAGCCAGATTGAATGGCAGACCTAGGAATGTATCGACGGAACGCATCTGGAACATACAGGATAGCTTACCATCGGCCACGTAAAATTGGAAAGCATAATGACACGGTGGCAGTGCCATATGATCAACTTCAGCAGCATTCCAAGCGTTGACGATATGACGACGGGAATCTGGGTTGGTTTTGATTTGATTGATTACAGATGTAATCTGATCGACTTGCTCACCGCCTGGACCACGCCAGTCGCGCCATTGAGAACCGTAGACACGACCCAGATTGCCATCCTCGTCTGCCCATTCATCCCAGATCGTTACGCCGTTTTCACGCAGGTAGTTGATGTTCGTATCACCACTGAGAAACCACAGCAATTCGTGAATGATGGAGCGTGTATGCATACGCTTCGTGGTCAGTAGTGGAAAGCCCTCCTGCAAGTTGATTCGCATCTGACGACCGAATACAGAAATGGTCCCTGTGCCAGTACGATCTCCTTTTTCCACTCCGTTATCCAAAATATCCTGTAGCAGTTCCAAATATGCTTTCATTTCTATGCACCTCATCATTAAGACTTTTGTTCAAAAGAAGCAGCAGCTTCTCAGTTACCTGTAGTACAGGTTCTCCTCTGTCATACTGCTCTTGTTATGCAACATCGTATGCTGCATACGGTCGCTATTTTTACACACAAAATCTAGTGTACCATTCTTCATGATTTTCTGTACAGCTTAATCCAGCTTGCTATTCATTATGTTCTATTATAATCAGTGGATCCAAAAATACCTATAGTTATTCCTGCATAATCGACTGCCATGTATGTATCATGCACATATCCTGTTCTCTCGTTCACAAATGAAAACTTTTGCTAATTATCCTCCTCCCAACAGCAATTAAGACAAAATAAAAACCCCTGACTGCCATAGCAGCCAAGGGTCTTATTACACATTCAAGCGAAAATTAACGAGTTTCGCGGTGAAGCGTGTATTTTTTCAGACGTGGGCAATATTTTTTCAGCTCAAGACGCTCCGGATGGTTCCGTTTGTTCTTGGTTGTTGTGTAGTTACGATCGCCAGTCTCTGTGCATGCCAAAGTTACGATAACGCGCATGTGAATTCACCTCACTTCATTGGTAATCAGGAATGATTAAATTAACTCTTCCGTAAAATCAATTGAAACACCTTGTCCATTTTAGCATACATTGTTTTAAAAACCAACATATTTTTACGAACATGTATTCACTTGAATTCCAGCATATGAAAAACCGCCAGGAGCTCTCTGGCGGCTTTTCTCTGCCTTTACCAGTTCGTGAATCTAGTACCACATTCCGGCGAGCCGGTGATGTGTGTCTCTCTTCACAACGGTATGAAGGCTGCAGGATTGCATACTTCTGCCATAAGCGATAAAGATGAAATTAGGAGTACGAATAAGCAACAAATATGGAATCATGGCAGAGTTTAAAAAGTAATGGGAAAGCAGCAGCGACATCCTATCACACCGCTGAATGCGATAGGATAACGCTCGCCACCTTCTTTCCTACTTCCTGTATGCAACACGGAAGGATCAAGATATATTCATCTATACGATGAACATTTGTCGTCCCTGTTCAAAGAAATTACTTTTTACGTGGAGCAATAACGTGGATCGGATGACCCATAACCAGCTCAGCTGCTTCCATTACGATCTCACCCAGTGTTGGATGCGCATGGATTGTCAGAGCCAGATCTTCCAGTGTAGCGCCCATTTCGATAGCCAGACCCATTTCTGCAATCATGTTCGAAGATTCCAAACCTACGATTTGGCTACCCAGTACAACGCCTGTTTCTTCGTCGGCAACGATTTTCACGAAGCCTTCAGTGTTACCCAGGGAAGTTGCACGACCGTTACCGGCATAAGGGAATTTACCTGCGGATACTTTGTATCCATTTGCTTTTGCTTCAGTCTCTGTCAGACCTACGCTTGCGCATTCAGGATCAGTAAACGCTACAGCAGGTACACATTTGTAATCGATCACGGAAGGCATACCGGAGATCACTTCAGCTACAACTTTCGCTTCGTAGGAAGCTTTGTGTGCCAGTGCTGGACCTTCAACGATGTCGCCGATTGCAAAGATGTGTGGGATGCTTGTACGTCCTTGATGGTCGATTTTCACCAGACCACGATCAGTCATATCTAGTTCAATCAGATCCAGACCCAGCTCGCCGTCTGTGTTTGGACGACGACCAACGGTAACAAGCAGGTAGTCAGCAGTCAGTTCTTGCTCTTTGCCGTCAACTGAGAATTTCACAGTAACATCTTTGTCGGTTTGAGTTGCACTTTCCGCTTTCGCGTTTGTGAAGATCTCTGCACCGGATTTTTTCATGTTTTTCGCTACGAGCGAAGTCATATCTTTATCGAAGCCTGGCAGGATAGTATCCAGACCTTCAATGATTGTAATTTTCGTACCGAATTTAGCATACATTTGGCTCAGTTCGGCACCGATGTATCCACCACCGATAACGATCATCGATTTTGGAATCTCAGGCAGGTTCAGCGCTTCTGTCGAAGACAGGATGCGACCACCGAACGGGAATGCTTTCAGTTCGATTGGACGGGAACCTGTTGCGATGATGCAGTTTTTGAAACGGTAGCGCGGGGACTCGTGGTCGTTGAACAGACGCGCTTCGTTTTCGTTGATGAACATGCACTCACCTTGGAAAACTTCAACTTTGTTGCCTTTGAGCAGACCGCTTACGCCGCCAGTCATTTTTTTCACAACGCCGTTTTTGAATTCTTGGGTTTTGCCGAAGTCAACTTTTACGTCGCCTACAGTGATACCGAATTGTTCGCCGTGCTGTGCAGCTTCAAACTGGTGAGCAGCTGCGATCAGTGCTTTGGAAGGAATACAACCACGGTTCAAACATACGCCACCAAGCTCGGACTTGTCGACGATCAGAACTTTTTGACCCAGTTGTGCAGCGCGGATGGCGGCTACATAGCCACCAGGTCCCGCACCAATTACTAACGTTTCAATATCGATAGAAGCATCTCCTACTACCATTGAATTACACCTCCATAGTTAACAGCTCAGGGTTACCAAGCAGTGATTTGATATGGTTCATAAAGTGTTGTGCAGTTGCGCCGTCAATAATACGATGGTCAAAGCTCAGGGACAGTGCCATTACTGGTGCTGCTACCACTTCGCCGTTTTTGATTACTGCTTTTTCGCTGATGCGGCCTGTACCCAGAATCGCAACTTCAGGGAAGTTGATGATTGGAGTAAAGAACATACCGCCTGCGGAACCGATGTTGGAGATCGAGATCGTACTGCCTCTCATTTCGTTAGCAGCCAGTTTACCGTCACGTCCACGAACAGCCAGATCGTTGATTGTATCAGCGATCATGAAGATGCTCTTACGGTCAGCGTCTTTAACAACTGGTACGATCAGACCGTTAGGCGTATCTGTTGCAATACCGATGTCGTAGTGTTTTTTGTATACAATTTCTTCTGTTTTTTCGTCGATGGAAGCGTTCAGTGCTGGGAATTGACGAGCCGCGGACACGAGTGCTTTTACGATGAATGGCAGGTAAGTGACTTTTGTACCGCGTTTTTCAGCCAGTGGTTTCATGCGTGTACGGAAAGCAACCAGTTCAGTAACGTCAACTTCGTCCATGATCGTTACGTGTGGAGCTGTGTACGCGGATTTCACCATAGCGTTAGCGATAACTTTGCGGATACCTTTGAATGGTACGCGCTCTTCGTCGCCAGCTGCGGATGCTGCTGGTGCGGAAGAAGGTGCTGCTGCAGAAGCTACTGGTGCTGCTGCTTTTTCTTCTGCTGCAACTTCGGAAGTTGCGCTAGAAGCTACTTGACCGCCACCTTGTTTGAACGATTCCACATCTTCGCGAGTGATTTTGCCGTTGCTGCCTGTGCCACTTACTTGACCCAGATCAACGCCTTGCTCACGCGCAAATTTGCGAACGCTTGGTGTAGCCAGTACATCTTTGTTTGGTGCTGCTGGAGCGGAAGCATTTGTTGCTTGACCGTCTTTCGCATCAGCTGGGCTGGAAGCCGCTGGAGAAGTGCTAGTATCAGCGCTACCTTGAGCTGCGTCGATTTCTTGACCGCTCTTCTGTTCTGGTGCAGATTGCTCAGCTGGTTCTTCTTCGTCTTGATCAGGGATATCGCCTGTTGCATCGATGATCGCTACTGTTTCGCCAACGTGGCAAACTTGACCATCTTTTGTCAGTACTTCGAGTACTGTACCTTCAACGGGACAAGGAACTTCAACAACCGCTTTATCATTTTGTACTTCCATGATGATGCTGTCGTCTGTTACTTTGTCACCTGGTTTAATATGCATCTTGATGATTTCGCCTTCGTGCAGTCCTTCACCAAGCTCTGGAAATTTATATACGAATCTTGCCACTTGCAAAACCTCCCTGATTACAATTGTTGAACAGCACATAATGCCGATATTTCAACAATCGTTGATAAGTAAATAATGTGTACCGTACAGCATATTGCGACAGTATGCCGCTTATGGGCAAAGCCAAAAGGCGCCTGTAGAAAGGTATCCGCCGGTCTCCACCTTCCCGGGATGGATGGTTGACCGGACGAATGCCATCTTGCAAACCGCCTCTGGTTTCATTGCACCTTTCATTCATCAAGTCGTGAACCGTAGGTCCAAATGAGCCGAAAGGCTGCTTGAATCCTGAATTAGAAGTTCATTACTTTATTTACAGCGTCGATAATGCGTTGTGGTGTAGGCAACCAAGCATCCTCAACTTGTGCAAACGGATAGATTGTATCCGGCGGGCAAACACGCAGTACTGGAGCTTCCAGATGCAGGATTGCTTTTTCGTTGATTTGTGCGATAACTTCTGCTGCTACGCCAGCGCTCTTTTGAGCTTCTTGCACTACAATCGCGCGGTTTGTTTTTTGTACGGAAGCAATAATAGTGTCGATATCGATTGGGCTCAGTGTGCGCAGATCGATAATTTCAGCATTAATGCCTTGTTCTGCCAGTTGATCAGCAGCTTTGGTTGCTGTGTGAACCGTCATACCGTAACCGATCAGAGTTACGTCGGAACCTTCACGTACAACATTCGCTTTGCCGATTTCGACAGTGTAAGCTTCTTCAGGTACATCAGCACGGAATGCATGGTACAGGTTCAAGTGCTCCATGAAGAATACAGGGTCGTTTTCGCGAATTGCCGCGATCATCAGACCTTTTGCATCGTAAGGGTTCGAAGGGATAACCACTTTAATACCCGGAGTTTGTGCCAGCAGACCGGACAGATCGTCAGTGTGCAGCTCAGCCGCTTTTACACCGCCGCCGAAAGGTGTACGGAACACGATTGGTGCATTGTAGCGACCACCGGAGCGGTAACGCAGACGTGCTGCTTGTACTGCCATTTGGTCAAGAGCTTCAAAGATAAAACCTACGAACTGGATTTCAGCGATTGGACGGAAGCCTTGGATACCCAGACCGAACGCCAGACCGCCGATCGCGGACTCAGCCAGCGGCGTATCGAATACGCGCTCCTCGCCAAACTCGTCTTGCAGACCTTCTGTCGCACGGAATACACCGCCGACTTTACCAACGTCCTCACCAAAGATGAGCACGTTAGGATCGTTTTTCATCTCAACGCGAATCGCGTCACGAATCGCTTCTTTCATATTCATTTGTGCCATTTGCTTCATTTCCTCCTTAAACATTTCACTGTTCATGTTCACGCATCAAGGATGTGCTACGGTACTATAGATAAACCTCAAACGTCACAAAGGACGGATGATCTTATTGGAAATCAGCTTTTTGCTCTTCCAGATCGTGAGGTGTTGTTTCGAACATGCTATCGATCAGGCCAGCAACAGTCATTTTCTCTGTTTTCTCGGCTTTTTTGATCTCTTCATTTACTTTTGCTTTTGCTTCTTCTCTTACGCGCTCTGTATCTTCATCAGACCACAGACCTTTTTCACCCAGATATTTCGCAAGGCGAGCGATAGGATCTTTTTCGCTCCAGATACCTTCCTCGTCTTTTGTACGATATTTGCTCGTATCATCGGACATGGAGTGTGGACGGAAACGATAAGTGACAGCTTCGATCAGAGTAGCGCCTTCGCCGTTACGTGCGCGTTCAGCAGCTTCACGAACAGCCGTGATTACTGCGAATACGTCCATACCGTCGATTTTTACACCTTTGATACCAGCAGCAACCGCTTTGTGAGCGATCGACAGTGCAGCGGTTTGTTTTGCAAATGGAGTTGTGATGGCATAGCCATTGTTTTGTACGAAGAAGATCGCAGGCAGTTTGTATGCACCAGCAAAGTTCAGACCTTCGTAGAAGTCACCTTCGGAAGAACCGCCGTCACCTGTGTAGGCGATAACGACTTGTTTTTGTTTTTTCAGTTTGTAGCCCATTGCGATACCCATCGCATGCACGATTTGTGCACCGATGATGATTTGTGGCATCAGAACGTTAACGCCTTCTGGAATGCGTCCACCTTCTTGGTGACCACGGGAGTACAGGAATGCTTGATGCAGCGGCAGACCGTGCCATACCAGCTGTGGCATATCGCGGTAACCCGGACATACGAAATCTTCTTTATCTAGCGCATATACGCTACCAACCATTGTTGCTTCTTGACCGGAAACCGGTGCATAGAAACCAAGACGACCTTGGCGGCCGAGGTTAACGGCACGATCATCCCAAGTACGTGTAAATACCATACGGTACATAATTTCTTTCAATTGATCATCAGTCAGATCAGGTACTTTGTCAGGATTGACAATTTTACCTTCTGGGGAGAGAACGGAAAGTGCTTCCACTTCTTCCGTGTAAACTTCATAAGGAACCTTGCTCATTTTATTCACCTCAATAAAAAATTTGAATATCATGTTCCGCTGTTATAGAATTATTATACACCTGTTCTACTCGGTTCGTCAAAGCATACATTGAAATTCATAAGCAGCAGCGATTGTTGTATGTATAACAGGTATATTCAATTGATATAACAGTTGATACAAATTTTGATATATTTCTTGAAAAGCAGACTAGTCAATCTTAACGCATTCTGTACTGCAATGCAAAATACGAATACAACAATTACGATGAAAAAGGTGATCACCATGACAGATTCCCGTTACCTCAAACGTACGATTCTAAAAGAAGAAATTCAAAGTCGCCATCTAGGCGAATCGCGTACCCTGCGCATTTACCTGCCACCCGGCTATAATGAACTGCTCAGTTATCCGGTCGTGTATTGCCAAGATGGCGAGGAGTTCTTCAACTTCGGACGGATTGCCACTTACGCCAATCAGTTGATTCTTGATGATAATATCGAACCATTTATTGTAGTAGGCGTTGAAGTAAACACGAAAATCCGTACTCAAGAATATGCACCATTCGGTAGCCGCTTTGATGCCTACACCACTTGCTTTGCCGAGGAGATCATTCCTTATATTGAAGGAAAGTATCCAGTGCGCGCATCGGCTGATGAGCGCATTCTCGCTGGCGACTCGCTTGGCGGCAGTGTATCCATGCATCTTGCCCTTCGCTATCCACAGCTGTTCCAACGCATTATCAGCCTGTCTGGTGCTTATTACGAGCAAAGCCAACAGTTGATTGCTGCTGAAAGCAACCTATCCGCTCTCGACGTATACATGATCGTCGGTTTGCAGGAAACGGATTTTGAAAGTGATACAGGTATATACGACTTTGTACAGCTCAATCGTGATACACGTGATTTGCTGCTAGAGCGCGGTGCCACCGTACGCTACGCCGAAAAAGATGGCAAGCATTTGTGGGGCTTCTGGCAAAAAGAATTACCGGATGCGCTCAAATATTTCCTCAAGGAAGTGTAACAGAGTGGCACATTCCATACTCCCTTTTGCATGAATACATCTAACCATGACTGGTTTTCGTGTCAGGTAGAGATATACATCCATAGACATGGCGATGCCCTTTCTGCGCACCATCATCCAGCCGCAGCGTTTCTGTCGCTGCGGCTTTTCGCTACACACTAGGCAACTGAGCTTGATACGTCTGCTTAAAAAATAGTCAGTCACTATAGATCTCCAGCTTGAGGTGCATGGAGCAGCAGATCACGCTACCTTCTTACAATTATAGGAACTGTCTCTTGCACTCATTGGGACTGTCATGGACAACTCTTAACTTATTACATTTAAAATTGGGAATTCAAACGGCATTTCTCAATGTTTACGCTTACATTTCAAATCGTGAAATGATTCTATCTGTTTACCTTGCTAGACAATAGACGCAGTAAACAGGCAATCTCCCCAAACTCTATTGTATCGGTGCATGTAAAAGTTGCGCAACTGTAATTTTCAATTTAGAGTTACATATATAGGAACGGGATTGCCGTAAACTGCCGCTGTTCTATCGTCGGCACATCATTATGTATAGAAAGAGGGAGATTTCATGGCTGCAACACGCGCTCTTATTTTCTCAGGCGGTCTGTTACACCCTGATTTTTTGAAGGAAATCCGTGAAGATGATTTTGTGATCGGAGCTGATCGGGGAGCCTTATTTCTTGTAGAACACGGGATTCGACCGCATCTAGCGATTGGTGATTTTGATTCTTTGCAAGATCCGCATATTCAGCTGGAGCAAATTCGTGAACATTCCGACGAGGTGATCGTATTCGATCCCATCGACAAAAACTGGTCGGATACCGAAGCCGCGTTCGAAGCCGCCATGCAGCGTCATATTTCAAATATGGTGATCTTTGGCGCACTTGGTACACGTTTTGACCATACGATGGCTAACATACAGTTATTGGTACGGGCTTTGCAGCATCAGGTGCATTGCGTGATTCAGGATATGAACAACTACATATCGTTGACGTCCACCTCCTCCATCGTGCACAAGCTGGAATACCCGTATGTATCGCTGCTACCGATTACTTCTGAGGTAACGGGTATTTATCTAGAAGGATTTCAGTATCCGTTGGAAAATGCTACGCTACGCATGGGACAATCGCTGGGGATCAGCAATCATCTGGCAGCCGAGCAAGGTAAGGTGACCATCGAAGGTGGTCTGTTGATGATCATTCAAAGCCGAGATTAAACGAAGGTAACGCTTCGCTATTGTTATACGTAAGTACAATAAATCGCAACTATTCTTCTATGAAAAAGAGATGTAAGTCATTGTGACTTACATCTCTTTTTTCGCTATTATTCCACTGTTTTTCAAAATAGCCGAATAACCTGCTCAAATTATCATTAAAATTTTAGCTGCTGTTGATGGAAAATGTAGCCGATTCGCTCCATATCTACCTGCTCAGCGACAAATATCATTCGTATTTAACCAAAATAACGGTGATATATCGTTCGTGCTTCGGCAATATCTTTTGTACCATGCACCATCACCCTACCATCCTGAAAGACGACCATTCGTCTCCCCTCATGCAGTGTCATCGACAACAGAAATGGATTTACGGTCACGTCATGCTCTGACTGCCCTCTCAAGCGACGAGCCGTCTGTGGGAGATCAAGCTGTTGTCGCTGTGCGGGACGAATCTGTACCGTATCGCGTCCGCATAACACTTCACTTTTACTCTGTCCTTCATGACTTAAATGCGGATAGGTCGGATGCTCTCCACATGATGGACAGCCGGTACGACGAGCACTATTCATTTTGATCGAAACCTGCTCATTGCGCCACAAATCAAATGACAATAGTGTTCCCCGCAACTGCTCGCTATGCCCACTGAGCAGCTTTAACGCTTCGGTGGTTTGATGGGCAACAACCATTTGCACAGCTGGTGGAATAATACCCGACGTATCACAAGTATCCCCGCCAAGCGGTGCCGATTCCATCAAGCATTGTAGACACGGCGTTACACCAGGAACAATGGTAAAGGTAATTCCGTAACTTCCCACACAACCGCCATAAATCCACGGAATACGGTGCTTTTGCGAAATGTCATTGATCAGCAGACGAGTCTCAAAATTGTCGGTCGCATCCATAATCAGATCAACGCCGTCCACCCATTCCTCGATCTCATCCGCTGTCACATCAGCGATATGTGCTTCAATCTGTACCGTGGAGTTGATCTGTCGAAGACGATCACGAGCCGCAATCGCTTTAGGGACACGATGTGCAGCATCCTGCTCGGTAAATAGCTGCTGACGCTGCAAATTGCTCCACTCCACATAATCGCGGTCAGCAATGATCACGCGTCCTACACCCGCACGTACCAATGTCTCGGCAGAGCTGGAACCCAGTGCGCCAGCACCAATAATGAGCACGGTTGATTGCAGCAATTGCTGCTGACCTTCCCGTCCAAGTGGTGTAAACAACTCCTGCCGTGAGTAACGTTGATGTGTATCAGCCACAGGTGAGGATACTGGCGGCTCGATATCCTGTTCTTGTTCCTGTTGTCTTTGTTCATCGGATTCTGCCTGATAGAGGGCTGCGGCAGCCTTTTGCTGCTCGTCCTCTACTGTATGCTCCAGTAGATCGTGAGCAACTTCCTGCTTGTCTTCCACTATGCGCTCCGATAGATCCGATGCAGCTTGCGGATTGTCCTTCGCTATATGCTGTGGTAGATCGGATTCAGCTTGTTGACGCTCATCCTGTTGATCCAATGAAGCAGCAGACTGCTGCATATTTCGTTTATCGTCTCGACTCAAGTCGTAATCATCCCTTCTGCAGGGCTGCTTGCCACTGCGTACTGCCGTACCGGAATCATGCCTGCTTCTCTGCCCAATCGACCAGCTTCCACAGCCAATCGCATGGCATTTGCCATACGTACCGGATCAGTTGCACCAGATACCGCTGTATTGAGCAGTACGGCATCAGCACCCAGC
The DNA window shown above is from Paenibacillus sp. JQZ6Y-1 and carries:
- the thyA gene encoding thymidylate synthase, whose translation is MKAYLELLQDILDNGVEKGDRTGTGTISVFGRQMRINLQEGFPLLTTKRMHTRSIIHELLWFLSGDTNINYLRENGVTIWDEWADEDGNLGRVYGSQWRDWRGPGGEQVDQITSVINQIKTNPDSRRHIVNAWNAAEVDHMALPPCHYAFQFYVADGKLSCMFQMRSVDTFLGLPFNLASYALLTHMVAQQCDLQVGDLVWTGGDVHIYNNHLEQVKLQLTREPHALPTLNIQRKPESIFDYTFEDFQFENYEYHPTIKAPIAI
- the rpmG gene encoding 50S ribosomal protein L33, which gives rise to MRVIVTLACTETGDRNYTTTKNKRNHPERLELKKYCPRLKKYTLHRETR
- the lpdA gene encoding dihydrolipoyl dehydrogenase, translated to MVVGDASIDIETLVIGAGPGGYVAAIRAAQLGQKVLIVDKSELGGVCLNRGCIPSKALIAAAHQFEAAQHGEQFGITVGDVKVDFGKTQEFKNGVVKKMTGGVSGLLKGNKVEVFQGECMFINENEARLFNDHESPRYRFKNCIIATGSRPIELKAFPFGGRILSSTEALNLPEIPKSMIVIGGGYIGAELSQMYAKFGTKITIIEGLDTILPGFDKDMTSLVAKNMKKSGAEIFTNAKAESATQTDKDVTVKFSVDGKEQELTADYLLVTVGRRPNTDGELGLDLIELDMTDRGLVKIDHQGRTSIPHIFAIGDIVEGPALAHKASYEAKVVAEVISGMPSVIDYKCVPAVAFTDPECASVGLTETEAKANGYKVSAGKFPYAGNGRATSLGNTEGFVKIVADEETGVVLGSQIVGLESSNMIAEMGLAIEMGATLEDLALTIHAHPTLGEIVMEAAELVMGHPIHVIAPRKK
- a CDS encoding dihydrolipoamide acetyltransferase family protein, with translation MARFVYKFPELGEGLHEGEIIKMHIKPGDKVTDDSIIMEVQNDKAVVEVPCPVEGTVLEVLTKDGQVCHVGETVAIIDATGDIPDQDEEEPAEQSAPEQKSGQEIDAAQGSADTSTSPAASSPADAKDGQATNASAPAAPNKDVLATPSVRKFAREQGVDLGQVSGTGSNGKITREDVESFKQGGGQVASSATSEVAAEEKAAAPVASAAAPSSAPAASAAGDEERVPFKGIRKVIANAMVKSAYTAPHVTIMDEVDVTELVAFRTRMKPLAEKRGTKVTYLPFIVKALVSAARQFPALNASIDEKTEEIVYKKHYDIGIATDTPNGLIVPVVKDADRKSIFMIADTINDLAVRGRDGKLAANEMRGSTISISNIGSAGGMFFTPIINFPEVAILGTGRISEKAVIKNGEVVAAPVMALSLSFDHRIIDGATAQHFMNHIKSLLGNPELLTMEV
- a CDS encoding alpha-ketoacid dehydrogenase subunit beta gives rise to the protein MAQMNMKEAIRDAIRVEMKNDPNVLIFGEDVGKVGGVFRATEGLQDEFGEERVFDTPLAESAIGGLAFGLGIQGFRPIAEIQFVGFIFEALDQMAVQAARLRYRSGGRYNAPIVFRTPFGGGVKAAELHTDDLSGLLAQTPGIKVVIPSNPYDAKGLMIAAIRENDPVFFMEHLNLYHAFRADVPEEAYTVEIGKANVVREGSDVTLIGYGMTVHTATKAADQLAEQGINAEIIDLRTLSPIDIDTIIASVQKTNRAIVVQEAQKSAGVAAEVIAQINEKAILHLEAPVLRVCPPDTIYPFAQVEDAWLPTPQRIIDAVNKVMNF
- the pdhA gene encoding pyruvate dehydrogenase (acetyl-transferring) E1 component subunit alpha encodes the protein MSKVPYEVYTEEVEALSVLSPEGKIVNPDKVPDLTDDQLKEIMYRMVFTRTWDDRAVNLGRQGRLGFYAPVSGQEATMVGSVYALDKEDFVCPGYRDMPQLVWHGLPLHQAFLYSRGHQEGGRIPEGVNVLMPQIIIGAQIVHAMGIAMGYKLKKQKQVVIAYTGDGGSSEGDFYEGLNFAGAYKLPAIFFVQNNGYAITTPFAKQTAALSIAHKAVAAGIKGVKIDGMDVFAVITAVREAAERARNGEGATLIEAVTYRFRPHSMSDDTSKYRTKDEEGIWSEKDPIARLAKYLGEKGLWSDEDTERVREEAKAKVNEEIKKAEKTEKMTVAGLIDSMFETTPHDLEEQKADFQ
- a CDS encoding alpha/beta hydrolase codes for the protein MTDSRYLKRTILKEEIQSRHLGESRTLRIYLPPGYNELLSYPVVYCQDGEEFFNFGRIATYANQLILDDNIEPFIVVGVEVNTKIRTQEYAPFGSRFDAYTTCFAEEIIPYIEGKYPVRASADERILAGDSLGGSVSMHLALRYPQLFQRIISLSGAYYEQSQQLIAAESNLSALDVYMIVGLQETDFESDTGIYDFVQLNRDTRDLLLERGATVRYAEKDGKHLWGFWQKELPDALKYFLKEV
- a CDS encoding thiamine diphosphokinase, whose translation is MAATRALIFSGGLLHPDFLKEIREDDFVIGADRGALFLVEHGIRPHLAIGDFDSLQDPHIQLEQIREHSDEVIVFDPIDKNWSDTEAAFEAAMQRHISNMVIFGALGTRFDHTMANIQLLVRALQHQVHCVIQDMNNYISLTSTSSIVHKLEYPYVSLLPITSEVTGIYLEGFQYPLENATLRMGQSLGISNHLAAEQGKVTIEGGLLMIIQSRD
- a CDS encoding MoeB/ThiF family adenylyltransferase — encoded protein: MSRDDKRNMQQSAASLDQQDERQQAESDLPQHIAKDNPQAASDLSERIVEDKQEVAHDLLEHTVEDEQQKAAAALYQAESDEQRQQEQEQDIEPPVSSPVADTHQRYSRQELFTPLGREGQQQLLQSTVLIIGAGALGSSSAETLVRAGVGRVIIADRDYVEWSNLQRQQLFTEQDAAHRVPKAIAARDRLRQINSTVQIEAHIADVTADEIEEWVDGVDLIMDATDNFETRLLINDISQKHRIPWIYGGCVGSYGITFTIVPGVTPCLQCLMESAPLGGDTCDTSGIIPPAVQMVVAHQTTEALKLLSGHSEQLRGTLLSFDLWRNEQVSIKMNSARRTGCPSCGEHPTYPHLSHEGQSKSEVLCGRDTVQIRPAQRQQLDLPQTARRLRGQSEHDVTVNPFLLSMTLHEGRRMVVFQDGRVMVHGTKDIAEARTIYHRYFG